CGCCGCGCTCGATTTCCGTGCACCGTGAAGAGGTGCTCAAGCAAATCGACCTGGACGAGGAGGAACTCCCTCCCGCCACGCGCCATCCCCACAGCGGGTAGGCTGCCCTGAGCCATGTCCGAGGCGGCGAGCCGGGCTCGCCGTCGTTCTCCGTTCTCTCGCGCCACGGGCTGACGACCGTCGCGCTCCTAACCTGCGTCGCCCTGAGCGCTTGTGTCAGCGTCACGCGTACGCTTCCGGACGGCAGTACGCAGCGTTTGCGCGGCGAGGCCATCCGCGAGTACGCCGCCGAGGTGTTCCGTCGCCACAACTCAGTCAGCAGTGGTCTGCTGGAGGCCTTGCCCTTTCTCGAGGCAGATGCGCCCGATCTCGCCGAGCAATTGCTCAGCGCCGAGGACGCGATGAACACCGCCTGCGCGCCGATCGACGCGGTGGCCGTGCGTTACCGCGACGGCGAGAGCGTCGACCTGGGCGACCAATTGGCCTTCGCGCGCGCGTTGGAGGCGTGCGAGCGCGAGACGGCGGCGTTGGAAACGTTGCTCGCAGCCGCCGTGGGCTCGGCCTAGCTCGCGGCGGATTCCTCCTCCAGCGCTGAGCGTTGGCGATCCAACGCCTCGAGCAACCCCTCGAATCCCCCCGCGCTGATCAGCGTCGAGTACTCGGCCCGCTTCAGGGCCAGATCGCTCACGCCATCCACAATGATGTTGACGATGCGCCACTGCTCGTCGGACTGGCGCAGCAGGTAGTCGAAGCTGTGGGATTTCTCCGCGGTGATCAGCTCCGCGCTCACCCGCCGTTGGCCGAAGCTGCCATCGCTCTCATCGTTGATGTCGAAGCGCTCGCCGGCGAACTCGGCGAAGCGGCTGGCGTAGGTGGCGAGGCTCAGGGCCGTGAAGCGCTCGACGAACCGAGCACGGTCGGCGTCCTCCAACTCACGCCAGGTGCGGCCAAGCACGATGCGTGAGATGTAGGCGAAGTCGTGGCTGGCGAGAACCGCTTGGTCGAGGGCGGTCACGTCGAGATCCTGGCGCGACTCGGCGGTGCTGGCGCTGCGCATGTAGGCGAGGAGGGTGCCCTGAAGCGTCTCCACCACGGCTGATGGGGTGCTGGCGGGCTCCTGCTGGGCCGCTGCGCCCTCGTGATGATCCGCAAGGCACAAGGTCGGCGCGCCGGCCAGTATCGCCGACAGCACGACGGCGGCGGCGGGCGCGAACAGACGCTGCGGATAACTCATGGGCTGAACCTCACTGTGCTGGGAACGACACTACCGTGTGACAGTCTTCGCGTACTCACGATCCTTCCAACGCGCTCGAATACCGCGCCAGCTGCTCCAGGCGGACGACCAGGTCATGGCGAGGTACAGGCTCGCGACGGGCGGTAGCGTAAGCGCCAACGCCCAGGGCAGTCCGTAGAAGCGAATCGTCGGTGCGTAGCTGAACGCCATCGCGCCCAGGGCAGTCACCGCGGCGAGGCGGGTGGCCCCGTCTGCGGCGAACAGCAGCCCAGCCACGGGCACCAGCAAGCTCACCACCATCGTTGCCGTGCACGCCAGCAGGGCCGCCGGGGATTCACCCAACTGCGTGTAGGCGGTACGCGCCACCATGGCCCAGGTATCGCTCAGGCGCTGGTAGCGACGCGTACTCACCACTTCTCGGGAAAGGCCGATCCAGGTGCGGTAGCCAGTCATCTTGATGCGGCGAGCGAGCGTGCAGTCGTCGATCACGGCCTCGCGCAAGCTTTCGACACCGCCGGCCGCCTCGAGTGCATCAGAACGCAGCAACATGCAGCCGCCCGCGGCGGCGTGGAAGTGCTGGGAAGGCCCGTTGGCCAGGGCGAAGGGATAGATCAACTTGAAGAAGTAGATGAAGGCGGGCAGCAGCAGCCGCTCCCAGAAGCTCGCCATGGCAAGGCTCGCCATCACCGAGACCAGACCCGCGCCTGTGACTTGCTGGCGCTGGCGCAGGGCCGCGAGCACACCGGGCCCAAGCGTGATATCCGCATCCACCAGCAACACGAAGGGCGTCCGCACCTGCGAGATGCCCTGGTCGAGGGCCCAGAGCTTGCCCGTCCAAGCTGCCGGCAATGGCTGGCCGGCGATCACCTCGACCGCTGCTGGGTGAGCGCTGGCGAGCTGCGCAGTGCCGTCGGTCGACTGGTCGTCGACCACCAAGATGCGCAGTTGCGCGCTTTGCGCGCGAAGGGCCGCGAGCGTTTGTTCGATGTGGTCGGCCTCGTTGCGGGCCGGGATGACCGCTGTGATCTCGGACCCCGGATCTCCCTCGGCAGCCGGGGTGACGATCAAGCGCTCGCGGGTGCGCCAGGGTTGCCATGGCAGCAACAGCAGGGCGAGCCACATGATCGCCGCCGTGGTCGAGCCAATGAAAAGAAAAGCGGCCATCAACGTGAGTCCGCCGATGGCCGCTGATGCGACTGCGCGTGTCGGGGCATGCGCGCCTGCGAGGGTGGTTACCTAGCCAAGCTCCCCACTAGTCGTCGCGCGAGGCGCTGGCGCGCTGGCCGATGCTGCCCACGGGCACGCTGGCGATGGCGCCGCCGGCACCGTCTTCCTCGCTCGCCGAGCCGTCGTAGAGCACGGGGAAGTCAGGCGCCATGGTGCCCTCGGTCTTCGGCCCGCGCATCGCCACCCACAGGGCCTTGAGCGGGTTGTTGAAGGTATCAACCACCGCCGTGCCCTCGTAGCCGCAGTGGGCCATGCAGTTATCGCACTTCGGATGGCGACCGGTGCCGTAGCGTTCCCAGTTGGTCTCTTCCATCAGCTTGGCAAAGCTCGAGGTGTACCCCTCTTCGGCCATCAGGTAGCAGGGCTTTTGCCAGCCGAAGATGTTGTAGGTGGGGTTGCTCCACGGCGTGCACTGGTACTTCTGATTGCCTGCAAGGAAGTCGAGGAACAGGCTCGAGTGGTTGAAGGTCCACTTGCGTTTGCCCTGCTTGCCGATGCGGAAGATGTCGCGGAAGAGATTGCGCGAGGTGGTGCGGCCCAGGAAGACGTTCTGCTTGGGCGCGTGCTCGTAGCTGTAGCCGGGCGAGACCGTGATGCCCTCGACGTCGAGCTCGGACACGGTGTCGAAGAACTCGGCCACCTCCTTGGGATCCTCACCGG
This DNA window, taken from Pseudomonadota bacterium, encodes the following:
- a CDS encoding ABC transporter substrate-binding protein, which translates into the protein MSYPQRLFAPAAAVVLSAILAGAPTLCLADHHEGAAAQQEPASTPSAVVETLQGTLLAYMRSASTAESRQDLDVTALDQAVLASHDFAYISRIVLGRTWRELEDADRARFVERFTALSLATYASRFAEFAGERFDINDESDGSFGQRRVSAELITAEKSHSFDYLLRQSDEQWRIVNIIVDGVSDLALKRAEYSTLISAGGFEGLLEALDRQRSALEEESAAS
- a CDS encoding glycosyltransferase, with the translated sequence MAAFLFIGSTTAAIMWLALLLLPWQPWRTRERLIVTPAAEGDPGSEITAVIPARNEADHIEQTLAALRAQSAQLRILVVDDQSTDGTAQLASAHPAAVEVIAGQPLPAAWTGKLWALDQGISQVRTPFVLLVDADITLGPGVLAALRQRQQVTGAGLVSVMASLAMASFWERLLLPAFIYFFKLIYPFALANGPSQHFHAAAGGCMLLRSDALEAAGGVESLREAVIDDCTLARRIKMTGYRTWIGLSREVVSTRRYQRLSDTWAMVARTAYTQLGESPAALLACTATMVVSLLVPVAGLLFAADGATRLAAVTALGAMAFSYAPTIRFYGLPWALALTLPPVASLYLAMTWSSAWSSWRGIRARWKDREYAKTVTR
- the hpnH gene encoding adenosyl-hopene transferase HpnH, translated to MGIPAIQTFKVAKYLLGKKLSGVKRYPLVLMLEPLFQCNLACAGCGKIDYPDDILAKRVGVDEALKAVDECGAPMVSIPGGEPLIHKEMPEIVRGIVERKKFVYLCTNAILLEKKLDDYEPSPYLTFSVHLDGNEERHDESVCREGVYVKAINAIKAATARGFRVTINCTLFAGEDPKEVAEFFDTVSELDVEGITVSPGYSYEHAPKQNVFLGRTTSRNLFRDIFRIGKQGKRKWTFNHSSLFLDFLAGNQKYQCTPWSNPTYNIFGWQKPCYLMAEEGYTSSFAKLMEETNWERYGTGRHPKCDNCMAHCGYEGTAVVDTFNNPLKALWVAMRGPKTEGTMAPDFPVLYDGSASEEDGAGGAIASVPVGSIGQRASASRDD